Proteins from a single region of Runella sp. SP2:
- a CDS encoding PQQ-dependent sugar dehydrogenase, with protein MKTTTPLAIIVVALGLLSACTEKQNDDGTTANVPEPELPVALQPVETNPANTSYKPAFSGQTRAGGVKTTTPYKATLLTSSLSAPWGITPLPDGRLLVTEKSGRMRIVTASGTVSAPITGIPTVNAGGQGGLLGVCVSPSFATDRMVYWVFSENVTGGTVTAVAKGKLATGEAAIENATVIYRANPAANSTLHYGGRILFDKTGHLLVSTGERSNISTRPLSQSVSGALGKIVRITTDGGPASGNPTFNGAGALPELFSIGHRNPQGIALHPTTGELWQSEHGPRGGDEINRVLPGANYGWPTITYGIEYGGQTIGSGIQQQNGMEQPAYYWDPVISPSGMTFYQGNRIPEWQNNLFVGALSGQHIARLVITDNKVVGEERLLVAERQRFRDVVQGADGALYAITDGGRMYKIDKE; from the coding sequence ATGAAAACCACCACACCACTCGCTATCATTGTTGTAGCTCTCGGTTTATTAAGTGCTTGTACGGAAAAACAAAACGATGACGGAACCACGGCGAACGTGCCTGAGCCCGAACTTCCCGTCGCTTTGCAACCTGTTGAAACCAATCCTGCCAATACGAGCTATAAACCCGCCTTTTCGGGACAAACTCGGGCTGGAGGAGTGAAAACCACAACGCCTTATAAAGCTACCCTTTTGACCTCTTCGCTTAGTGCGCCTTGGGGCATTACTCCGCTGCCCGATGGGCGATTGTTGGTCACCGAAAAATCGGGAAGGATGCGAATCGTTACGGCTTCGGGAACGGTCAGCGCGCCTATCACGGGTATTCCAACCGTCAACGCAGGTGGGCAAGGGGGCTTACTTGGGGTATGCGTTTCGCCGTCGTTTGCCACCGACCGAATGGTTTATTGGGTATTTTCGGAAAATGTAACGGGGGGAACAGTGACGGCGGTAGCCAAAGGGAAATTGGCGACGGGTGAAGCGGCTATTGAAAATGCAACCGTCATTTACCGAGCAAATCCTGCGGCAAATAGTACCTTGCATTATGGTGGCCGCATTTTGTTTGATAAAACGGGACATTTACTGGTTAGTACGGGCGAACGCTCTAATATATCTACTCGTCCGCTGTCGCAATCGGTTTCGGGGGCTTTAGGAAAAATTGTTCGCATCACAACTGACGGCGGCCCTGCTTCGGGCAATCCCACTTTCAACGGAGCGGGTGCGCTGCCTGAGTTATTTAGCATTGGCCACCGCAATCCGCAAGGCATTGCATTGCATCCAACAACGGGAGAGTTGTGGCAAAGCGAACACGGCCCTCGTGGCGGGGATGAAATCAATCGGGTGCTGCCAGGAGCAAATTACGGTTGGCCTACCATTACGTACGGTATTGAATACGGTGGACAAACCATTGGTTCGGGCATTCAACAACAAAATGGAATGGAACAGCCAGCTTATTATTGGGATCCTGTTATATCGCCCAGCGGAATGACTTTTTACCAAGGCAATCGCATTCCCGAATGGCAAAATAACCTTTTTGTTGGGGCGTTGAGCGGCCAACACATTGCCAGACTAGTAATTACTGACAACAAAGTTGTGGGAGAAGAAAGATTGCTTGTTGCTGAGAGACAGCGGTTTAGAGACGTTGTTCAAGGGGCAGACGGCGCACTTTATGCCATTACTGACGGGGGGAGAATGTATAAAATTGATAAGGAATGA
- a CDS encoding AAA family ATPase, protein MTSWVNPKIIVGPTATGDYYFNRPSIVAQIWEEISKGSHILIAAPRRVGKTSVMEYMVNNCPEDTKCFFKNIQGIKTEEEFYKQIYELIILCLNKLEKSKNLLADFLGGISIEEITLEGVKFGDRKSLNYLEEINKVLPKLQSKKVKIILFIDELPEVLNNLHKAKKTTEASNIIDNLRQWRQMPVLKGHFSMVLAGSVGIHHVVKTIDGRVSDLNDLHQVDFEPLTPFEAQKYVQWATDGATVQYKDELLTYLLTKIAYPIPYFINLMLDEINKQAYKTGTSEISPAEIDSAFERVVKHSNHFTEWKNRLVQYFPTTESDFMNKVLTFISHKDKISKRQLYNLALEYTRTNDYIEIMDGLERDGYITEQGDNYVFISPFLKAFWKRSNPIYDGNKERKNRQLVR, encoded by the coding sequence ATGACAAGCTGGGTAAATCCAAAAATTATCGTGGGGCCTACCGCCACAGGTGATTACTATTTTAACCGCCCTTCGATTGTAGCTCAAATTTGGGAGGAAATCTCAAAAGGAAGCCATATCTTGATTGCAGCCCCTCGAAGAGTCGGAAAAACTTCAGTTATGGAATACATGGTCAACAACTGCCCAGAAGACACCAAATGCTTTTTCAAAAATATCCAAGGAATCAAAACGGAAGAGGAGTTTTATAAACAGATATACGAACTTATAATCTTGTGTTTAAACAAACTTGAAAAAAGTAAAAACTTGTTAGCCGACTTTTTAGGCGGTATTTCTATCGAAGAAATTACGTTGGAGGGGGTAAAATTCGGTGATAGAAAATCACTCAACTACTTGGAAGAAATCAATAAAGTACTTCCTAAACTACAATCAAAAAAGGTAAAAATAATCCTCTTCATCGATGAATTGCCCGAAGTATTGAACAACCTTCACAAAGCTAAAAAAACAACCGAAGCCAGTAATATCATAGATAATCTTCGTCAATGGCGACAAATGCCCGTATTGAAAGGCCATTTTTCCATGGTTTTGGCAGGTTCGGTAGGCATTCATCACGTAGTAAAAACCATTGATGGACGTGTATCTGACCTCAACGATCTACATCAAGTTGATTTTGAGCCACTTACCCCTTTTGAAGCCCAAAAATATGTACAATGGGCTACCGACGGTGCTACCGTGCAATACAAAGACGAATTACTTACATACCTGCTTACAAAAATCGCGTATCCGATTCCGTATTTCATTAATTTGATGTTGGATGAAATCAATAAACAAGCATACAAAACAGGAACATCAGAAATATCTCCCGCAGAAATTGATAGTGCGTTTGAGCGTGTTGTGAAACACAGCAATCATTTTACAGAATGGAAAAATCGTTTGGTTCAGTATTTTCCTACTACGGAATCTGACTTTATGAACAAAGTATTGACGTTTATTTCACACAAAGACAAAATCAGCAAACGTCAACTCTACAACTTAGCCCTTGAGTACACCCGTACCAACGACTATATCGAAATCATGGATGGTTTAGAAAGGGACGGCTACATTACGGAGCAAGGCGATAATTACGTATTTATTTCTCCTTTTTTGAAAGCATTCTGGAAACGTTCTAACCCTATTTATGATGGAAACAAAGAGCGAAAAAACAGGCAACTGGTTCGTTGA
- a CDS encoding ATP-binding protein — protein MMETKSEKTGNWFVDQLSLYQNANNDSASVRRNFIVRTTEFDLIMSDLRRKKIKDPLQHELLLGRRGSGKSTLLRRIQIEIMEDPALNEHYIAINLAEEQAGIYRLSDLWYEVLQEIMLQTKQQLDLRAFSSFQSNQEYTRYLYDEIHKILRAHQKRAVLLLDNLDRIVENFDDDGHLMRETLLNYNDLQLVGGSTRMDEHFWKYDQPFYEFFRRHRLEGLTFEEIHQLLNQWSEALSLPQLKDYALKNRGKIEALRILTDGLPRTLQFFIKIFLQNSTLTGFDHIRQTMDLASPLYQERLNNLTAPQRKIVLEMAFIWEACSIKQLVDTCRMESKLISSYMKQLNSYGIVEIIPTSTKNHLYRLSERFFNMWLIVTQGNPDQKRKARYLTIFLETWYDAHEIQALARAHAQSLKEQNMGYDQAVVLTKAFSQSKYIGVEERDSLLDLTYQLSDYRPEKGDLPKKFEEILTRINMLRENGNFTKALEVIDEIENEEDGRKFAIKGYLHTELGNLEEAEKNYLLAVEKGNTTASFNLALLYQYQGKEKKAEALYLWGIKRGETNSLHNVALMYFMSNRKKQESLEYISECNKFNPDFKSKFLQIVIEVWNSIFDNLIARIKEIIKNNQEQYIEVYLYDLLYLEQTHLVLSLFEDAELGQSLRDKYQLLYYATLILNNKTEDNLLLRIPPDVMPTVEEIIERVKSKQVFYAEE, from the coding sequence ATGATGGAAACAAAGAGCGAAAAAACAGGCAACTGGTTCGTTGACCAACTGAGTCTTTACCAAAATGCGAATAACGACAGCGCTTCGGTTAGGCGTAACTTCATAGTCAGAACCACCGAATTTGATTTAATAATGAGCGACTTACGTCGCAAAAAAATCAAAGACCCACTCCAACATGAGCTTCTTTTAGGACGACGTGGAAGCGGGAAATCCACTTTATTACGACGTATTCAAATCGAGATAATGGAAGACCCTGCCCTTAATGAGCATTATATTGCTATTAATTTGGCGGAGGAACAGGCAGGCATTTATCGGCTTTCCGACTTATGGTATGAGGTATTGCAGGAAATCATGCTACAAACCAAACAACAGCTTGATTTGCGGGCTTTTTCTAGCTTCCAAAGTAACCAAGAATATACCCGTTATTTGTACGATGAGATTCATAAAATACTAAGAGCGCACCAAAAAAGAGCAGTGTTACTATTGGATAACCTCGACCGTATCGTAGAAAACTTTGACGATGACGGTCACCTTATGCGGGAAACGCTGCTCAACTATAATGACCTACAGTTGGTGGGAGGGAGTACTCGGATGGACGAGCATTTTTGGAAATACGACCAACCTTTCTATGAGTTTTTTAGAAGACACCGCCTAGAGGGACTTACATTTGAGGAAATTCATCAGCTGCTCAATCAGTGGAGTGAGGCATTATCTCTGCCCCAACTAAAAGACTACGCCCTCAAAAACCGAGGAAAAATAGAAGCCCTCCGTATTCTGACCGATGGTTTACCCCGTACGTTGCAGTTTTTTATCAAGATTTTTCTACAAAACTCAACCCTGACGGGCTTCGACCATATCCGACAAACAATGGACTTGGCCTCGCCACTCTACCAAGAACGGCTTAATAACCTCACCGCACCACAACGCAAAATAGTGCTCGAAATGGCATTCATTTGGGAGGCGTGTTCTATCAAACAATTGGTAGATACTTGCCGCATGGAAAGCAAATTGATTTCATCTTACATGAAGCAGCTCAATAGCTACGGCATCGTTGAAATTATCCCCACCTCTACCAAAAACCATTTGTACAGACTATCAGAACGTTTTTTTAACATGTGGTTAATTGTGACACAAGGCAACCCCGACCAAAAACGCAAAGCTCGCTACCTTACAATTTTTTTGGAAACATGGTACGATGCCCACGAAATACAAGCGCTAGCACGCGCCCACGCTCAAAGCCTAAAAGAGCAAAACATGGGGTATGACCAAGCCGTTGTGTTAACAAAAGCCTTTAGCCAATCCAAATACATTGGAGTAGAAGAGAGAGACTCTCTCTTAGATTTAACTTATCAATTATCTGATTACCGCCCAGAAAAAGGTGACTTACCTAAGAAATTTGAAGAGATATTAACTAGAATCAATATGCTAAGAGAAAACGGCAATTTTACCAAAGCATTAGAAGTTATAGATGAAATTGAGAATGAAGAAGATGGACGCAAGTTTGCAATAAAAGGTTATTTACACACAGAATTGGGAAACTTAGAAGAGGCAGAAAAAAACTATCTTCTAGCAGTAGAAAAAGGAAATACCACTGCTTCATTTAATTTAGCTCTTCTGTATCAATATCAAGGCAAAGAAAAAAAAGCAGAAGCTCTTTACCTTTGGGGAATCAAAAGAGGCGAAACTAATTCTCTACATAATGTAGCCTTGATGTATTTTATGTCAAACAGAAAAAAGCAAGAATCATTAGAGTATATTTCAGAATGTAACAAATTTAATCCTGACTTTAAATCAAAATTTTTACAAATAGTTATCGAAGTATGGAATAGCATATTTGATAATTTGATAGCAAGAATAAAAGAAATCATTAAAAACAATCAAGAGCAATACATAGAAGTTTACTTGTACGATTTACTCTACTTGGAACAAACCCACTTAGTTTTATCTCTTTTTGAGGATGCGGAATTGGGTCAGAGTTTACGAGATAAATATCAATTGCTCTACTACGCTACCCTTATACTAAACAATAAAACGGAAGATAATCTACTGTTACGCATTCCACCTGATGTTATGCCCACAGTTGAGGAAATAATAGAAAGAGTAAAAAGTAAGCAGGTTTTTTATGCAGAGGAATAA
- a CDS encoding cyclophilin-like fold protein, with amino-acid sequence MKILTYILFSTLFVSTACKSESIQSEPESTMIEPPTSVVSTPKIQIKIGNKTFTATLVDNATSKAFVAQLPLNISMIELNNNEKYADLPKALPTNASVPPSIQVGDLMLYGSRTLVLFYKGFSTSYSYTKMGKIDDVTGLQAALGTGEVTVSFEVKE; translated from the coding sequence ATGAAAATACTAACTTACATCCTTTTTAGTACACTTTTTGTTTCAACGGCTTGTAAATCAGAAAGCATCCAAAGTGAACCCGAATCTACGATGATTGAACCACCTACCTCCGTTGTATCAACCCCTAAAATACAGATAAAAATCGGTAATAAAACCTTCACGGCAACTCTTGTCGATAATGCCACGTCCAAAGCTTTTGTTGCTCAATTGCCGCTGAATATCAGTATGATAGAGTTGAATAATAACGAAAAATACGCCGATTTACCAAAGGCATTACCAACCAACGCCTCTGTCCCGCCGAGTATTCAGGTGGGAGATTTGATGCTGTATGGTTCTCGTACGTTAGTGTTGTTTTACAAAGGATTTAGCACTTCATACAGTTACACCAAAATGGGTAAAATTGACGATGTAACAGGACTCCAAGCGGCTCTTGGGACGGGGGAGGTGACGGTGAGTTTTGAGGTGAAGGAGTGA
- a CDS encoding sugar O-acetyltransferase: MNSQKSLFERMLSGGVIPADDPQLPDMWEKVNRTLKLNPALNNSTDTAQIRERLSEIIGKQIDSSTTVFVPFHTNFGQHIQLGKNVFINHGCTFLDLGGIMIEDDVLIGPQVCIVTENHPIDPTKRKSLDLKSVTIKRNVWIGANATILPGVTIGENSIVAAGAVVTKDVAPNTIVGGVPAKELKNI; encoded by the coding sequence ATGAATTCGCAGAAAAGCCTATTTGAACGAATGCTGTCAGGGGGAGTCATTCCCGCTGACGATCCCCAATTGCCCGATATGTGGGAGAAGGTAAATCGAACCTTGAAACTGAATCCTGCTCTTAATAACTCTACCGATACAGCGCAAATAAGGGAGCGATTGAGCGAAATCATTGGGAAACAGATTGATTCCAGTACCACCGTTTTTGTACCTTTTCATACCAATTTTGGACAACATATTCAGTTGGGAAAAAATGTATTTATCAATCATGGATGTACCTTTCTCGACCTCGGCGGAATTATGATTGAAGACGATGTGCTGATTGGCCCTCAAGTCTGTATTGTTACCGAAAACCACCCAATTGACCCTACCAAACGTAAATCGCTCGACCTAAAATCGGTAACTATTAAACGAAATGTTTGGATTGGAGCCAATGCAACGATTTTACCTGGGGTCACAATTGGAGAAAATTCGATTGTGGCCGCGGGGGCAGTTGTGACAAAAGACGTAGCTCCAAACACCATAGTGGGAGGAGTACCTGCCAAAGAACTCAAGAACATTTAA